TGCACCACCTAATATCTGATAAACAGGAATTCCTATTTCTTCTGAAAAAGCATCAAGCACTGCATATTGAACAGCTGCCTTTAAACTTGGAGTTGCAAACATCTTATCCGTAATATCAAAAATTTTTCTATAGTTTTTCACGTCTATTCCTGTGATTGTTTCCTTTACAAAATTTTCAAATTGTAATAAAGCTTCTACTCTTTCTCCATTAACTCTAAATGAAGGCGATGCTTCTCCATACCCTTTTGCACCACTATCAAGGGTTACTTCTACCTCAATGTTTGTTGCCTCTGATGAAATGCTCCCAACGATATGAAATGGTTTATAGAAATTGTACCTTTTAAGTGTAAATTTTATATCCACTATTTTTCCCATTTTCTCTACCTCCGTATTTCTTTAAAATCTAATACTTGAATCTCATATTTAAAATCATAAATATTTTTATACTCTGTTTCTGCTTCACCAACCTGATTATCATAAGGATCATTACGCCAGAATACTTTCTTAGGTGCAAAGTTTTTCATAAAATCAGAATTTGCCACCATTCTAAATGCATCAAGATTACCAAAATAGAATTCTCTTAATTCTTGATTGTTTTTATAGCGCCCACCAAAAGATAGGTCGGCAGGAAGCCATCCATAAGGTGGTATAAAGAATAATGCCCAATCATGCGGTGACGCTAGGAATGGGGTTATATACCAGCCTGATTGCCATCTGGCAGGAATACCTACAATCCTGCAAAGGGTTATAAAGAGGAGCGCCTGAAATCCACAGTCTCCTTTTAAATTACATGCAACAAACTCAGGAATATTTTCATATAATGCATAAGGATGTACATAAGAGTAGTTAACATTTAAGGTTATCCAATCATATATCTTCTTTGCTTTTAGATAGGGGTTTTTCTCATCTCCTACTATTTCTTTAGCAAGTTTCTTTAAATATGGTGTAAAAATTATATGAGGCGGCTCCTCTGATAAAAAGTCATAATTATTTATTTCTTCGGTATTTGCTGGAACAACTGTGTTTACCCATTCTTTTATAACATATTCGAATTCTACAAAATATTCATTTTCTTTTTTACCTTCAAAATAGATTGTTCTTTGAGGGATATCGGAAGATGCTAAAAAATACTTTTCATGACTTGCTGAAACAAGTTTTACATCTTTCTGCTGAAATTCTTCTTTTGGAAATGGTAACCAAACTTTCACTTTCTCTTCCTCGATGTCTTCTACAATTTTTAGAGAAATTTTAGCACGAACCTTATATTCTTTCGGCTTATCACCATTCAGAAGTTCTCGTAACCTATTGTCATTAAGATTTCGTGACTCTTCTCTACTTTTGTCTTTTTTCATCCTTTTCTGGTAATCCGGAATCGCATAAGTAATATTCTGAACAAATCTTTCCTCATACATTCTTTTTCCATCAACCATAATGTAATCCAAAAATCCTTTATCAAGTAAAGTATAAAATTCTTCATTTGTAAAATTATTTATAAGCTCTCTTGCTTTGTTAATAGCTGTCTCCTCATTATAAGGATAATTCTTTAAAAGTCTTTTTACTCGCTCCTTTTCAAAAATTAATCTCATTCTAAGCTCATTTGGAAGTCTTCTTTCAAGCCATCTTTCAATGAGATGATTTGCTTGGTCAAAATTTCCTAAATATTCTTCACGAACAATTTCCTCTGGAAGCTTAACATTCATAAATTCCACGTTCTTTTTCCCCCTTTTTTATTTTAACATTTCGGTTTTTGCAGAACCCCAAAACCCTCATAAATTCAGGAGTTCTGCTATATATTTTCAAAGGAATTCCCACGCTTTTGTAGAATTCCTATATATGACAAACACAAAAACGAAACGGAGGAAATCCTATGAAAAACAAAGCTAAACAATTATCTCTTGATATTGTTACTAATGGCTTGGGTGTTTAAAGCCTACCAGCTTTTATGATAATGATTCTTTTGATATTGAAAATGCTAATTCTGCTGCTGAATATAAAGCCCCCCTCAGCCTGGCATTGACTCTAATGGTATCTCTACTTGCCCCCGTGACCCTTCCCTTAAGATGGTTTACGACGTTATAACATGGAAAAATGGCAGAGCTTCTCTCATCAGCATTCTTCTACACTTTACAACTTCCTGCTATTGAAAAATCCAGTGTAAATGTCCATTTCAATTTCCTGATTGTAAGAGGGAAAACTGCTTTCTTCCTTCACATAAATTCTGGTGCCGTTTATCTTCATCAATACTTTAGAACCTCTGCGAGTAATTCCAGCTGAAAGGCCATCAATTAATCTGAAAAATCTGTACATTGGCAATAGAACCTCAGGGAAGTCGGACGGCAGTTCGTTTTCAAGATGATGATGATACTTTATCAAATAATACACCTTATCGTCTATATTATATAACGCCTTGCTTAAATCAGCGCTTCGAAATGCATGAAAATAACCCTTTTCAAACACTTCTTTCGGATTTACTATATCTCCTATCTTCAACTCCGGCTGTACTTTCCCAATATCATGCAGAATAGCTGCCTCTACAAGTGCATTCTTATCCATCCCCGGCAATTCCATCAGACCTTGTCTAAAAGCATCTGCAATTAATTTAAGCATGTTTACGACGTGCCTGAAACCACCATTTCTGATTACACCGGTTATCTTCACCATGCCTGTACTTTCGTCGTACTCATCCATATACTCTGGAACAGATTTCAGCCGTGCCTCTATACGCTGGTCAGGAAGCATGATCGAAAATGCCGTTTCCACTTCATTTTGACTACTTCTCAATTTTTGCATCATATTGTATTCCGCTGCTTCATCTCCCATGAGAAACCATTTTAGTACTACGTTATAGTCAATGTAGCCCTTTGCGCCGTTTTCTTTTTCTACGATAACCACACCTTCTTTACTTTCAAGCATTACTCTTGCAACTTCTCTTAAATCGGCATCCTGTGAAACTACAGGTAAATTAATATATCGGCCTATAGTCATATTTTCCATCAAATTACACCCCTCTAATCTTTTTGTTTGTTCAGATTCTATAGAAAACAAGCCTGTTCGTGCCTACTGCTTCCGGCAGTAATATGAGAAATCCCTTACCTCCATATCTCGCAAAAACTATCTCCCAAAAACAAAA
The sequence above is a segment of the Thermoanaerobacter ethanolicus JW 200 genome. Coding sequences within it:
- a CDS encoding transglutaminase domain-containing protein, whose translation is MEFMNVKLPEEIVREEYLGNFDQANHLIERWLERRLPNELRMRLIFEKERVKRLLKNYPYNEETAINKARELINNFTNEEFYTLLDKGFLDYIMVDGKRMYEERFVQNITYAIPDYQKRMKKDKSREESRNLNDNRLRELLNGDKPKEYKVRAKISLKIVEDIEEEKVKVWLPFPKEEFQQKDVKLVSASHEKYFLASSDIPQRTIYFEGKKENEYFVEFEYVIKEWVNTVVPANTEEINNYDFLSEEPPHIIFTPYLKKLAKEIVGDEKNPYLKAKKIYDWITLNVNYSYVHPYALYENIPEFVACNLKGDCGFQALLFITLCRIVGIPARWQSGWYITPFLASPHDWALFFIPPYGWLPADLSFGGRYKNNQELREFYFGNLDAFRMVANSDFMKNFAPKKVFWRNDPYDNQVGEAETEYKNIYDFKYEIQVLDFKEIRR
- a CDS encoding HD domain-containing protein, with protein sequence MENMTIGRYINLPVVSQDADLREVARVMLESKEGVVIVEKENGAKGYIDYNVVLKWFLMGDEAAEYNMMQKLRSSQNEVETAFSIMLPDQRIEARLKSVPEYMDEYDESTGMVKITGVIRNGGFRHVVNMLKLIADAFRQGLMELPGMDKNALVEAAILHDIGKVQPELKIGDIVNPKEVFEKGYFHAFRSADLSKALYNIDDKVYYLIKYHHHLENELPSDFPEVLLPMYRFFRLIDGLSAGITRRGSKVLMKINGTRIYVKEESSFPSYNQEIEMDIYTGFFNSRKL